Proteins encoded within one genomic window of Couchioplanes caeruleus:
- a CDS encoding PadR family transcriptional regulator gives MGNQMTEMLKGTLEGIVLAILAHRSAYGYEITSWLRDRGFSDIAEGTIYALLVRVEQRGFVDVEKVPSEKGPPRKVYSLNAKGRDQLAEFWRTWSVLAERIEQLHHTDNQHDEGA, from the coding sequence ATGGGCAACCAGATGACAGAGATGCTGAAGGGCACTCTCGAAGGCATCGTCCTGGCGATCCTGGCCCACAGATCCGCATACGGCTACGAGATCACCTCGTGGCTACGCGACCGCGGATTCTCGGACATCGCGGAAGGCACCATCTACGCGCTGCTCGTCCGCGTCGAGCAGCGCGGGTTCGTCGACGTGGAGAAGGTTCCCTCCGAAAAAGGGCCCCCGCGGAAGGTGTATTCACTCAACGCGAAGGGGCGAGACCAACTCGCCGAGTTCTGGAGGACGTGGAGCGTCCTCGCGGAACGCATCGAGCAACTCCACCACACCGACAACCAACACGACGAAGGAGCGTGA
- a CDS encoding DUF1048 domain-containing protein, producing the protein MAAKWIETLLGSLEQKKQYKRHMARIEALPEPYRSAAKALQRYFVYQGGILDGDTLITMFGDFVDLWERAVADGTPVRAIVGDDPVEFAETFLQAYSGKQWIDKERERLRKAIDAAAENGEEKSA; encoded by the coding sequence ATGGCCGCGAAGTGGATCGAGACGCTCCTCGGGTCGCTCGAGCAGAAGAAGCAGTACAAGCGCCACATGGCCCGAATCGAGGCCCTGCCGGAGCCCTATCGCAGCGCGGCCAAGGCGCTTCAGCGGTACTTCGTGTACCAGGGAGGGATCCTCGACGGCGACACGCTCATCACGATGTTCGGCGACTTCGTCGACCTCTGGGAGCGTGCGGTCGCCGACGGCACGCCAGTCCGCGCAATCGTCGGCGACGACCCGGTCGAGTTCGCCGAGACGTTCCTGCAGGCGTACTCGGGCAAGCAGTGGATAGACAAGGAACGTGAGCGCCTCCGGAAGGCGATCGACGCCGCCGCTGAGAACGGCGAGGAGAAGAGCGCATGA
- a CDS encoding ABC transporter ATP-binding protein translates to MTTTKTREPAIRVQAITKSYKDLHVLRGVDFDVAAGSIFALLGSNGAGKTTLVRILSTLLKANTGTATVHGFDVSSASGDVRKSISLTGQFAAVDEVLTGRENLVLVAKLRHLKNPGAIADDMLARFSLTDAGNRRAATYSGGMRRRLDIAMSLVGNPPVVFLDEPTTGLDPQARIEVWRTVKQLAKDGTTILLTTQYLDEAEQLADRIAILHEGTIIQNGTLAELKQLLPSAKVEYVEKQPTLEDVFLALVGDTSDTADEATMSAGEEPR, encoded by the coding sequence ATGACCACGACTAAGACGCGCGAACCCGCTATTAGGGTGCAGGCCATCACGAAGTCCTACAAGGACCTGCACGTGCTGCGGGGCGTCGACTTCGACGTGGCAGCCGGGAGCATCTTCGCTCTGCTCGGCTCGAACGGTGCCGGAAAGACCACGCTGGTGCGGATCCTGTCGACGTTGCTGAAGGCGAACACCGGCACCGCGACCGTCCACGGCTTCGATGTCTCCTCGGCCTCGGGCGACGTACGCAAGTCGATCAGCCTGACCGGCCAGTTCGCCGCAGTCGACGAAGTGCTCACGGGCCGGGAGAACCTGGTCCTGGTCGCGAAGCTGCGCCACTTGAAGAACCCGGGTGCGATCGCCGACGACATGCTCGCCCGTTTCTCGCTCACTGATGCCGGAAATCGCCGGGCGGCGACGTACTCGGGCGGCATGCGCCGGCGACTCGACATCGCGATGAGCCTTGTCGGCAACCCGCCGGTCGTCTTCCTCGACGAGCCGACCACCGGCCTCGACCCGCAGGCCCGCATCGAGGTGTGGCGGACGGTGAAGCAGCTCGCCAAGGATGGCACGACCATCCTGCTGACCACCCAGTACCTCGACGAGGCCGAGCAACTCGCCGACAGGATCGCGATCCTGCACGAAGGCACGATCATTCAGAACGGCACCCTCGCCGAGCTGAAGCAGCTCCTCCCGTCCGCCAAGGTCGAGTACGTCGAGAAGCAGCCGACCCTCGAGGACGTCTTCCTCGCCCTCGTCGGTGACACCAGTGACACCGCCGACGAAGCCACCATGTCCGCAGGAGAGGAACCTCGATGA
- a CDS encoding ABC transporter permease → MTAHVLSDTGTLTGRSLRHILRSPDTIITTAVTPVALMLLFVYVLGGAINTGSDESYINYMLPGILLITIASGIAYTAYRLFLDMQGGIFERFQSMPIRRPSVLWAHVLTSLVANLASIAIVTGVALTMGFRTGASVADWLAVGGILILFTLALTWIAVIAGLSAKTIDGASAFSYPLIFLPFISSAFVPTDSMPAPVAWFAENQPVTSIVNTLRALFAQQPVGNDIWIALAWCAGILVAAYAAATAIYRKKIS, encoded by the coding sequence ATGACCGCCCACGTCCTCAGCGACACCGGAACCCTCACCGGCCGCTCCCTGCGCCACATCCTCCGCAGCCCGGACACCATCATCACCACAGCGGTCACCCCGGTCGCACTGATGCTGCTCTTCGTGTACGTGCTAGGCGGCGCCATCAACACCGGATCCGACGAGTCCTACATCAACTACATGCTCCCGGGCATCCTGCTCATCACGATCGCATCCGGTATCGCCTACACGGCATACCGCCTGTTCCTCGACATGCAGGGCGGCATCTTCGAGCGCTTCCAGTCGATGCCGATCCGACGACCCTCCGTGCTGTGGGCGCATGTCCTCACCTCCCTCGTCGCCAACCTGGCCTCGATCGCGATCGTCACAGGCGTCGCGCTGACCATGGGGTTCCGCACCGGCGCCTCCGTAGCCGACTGGCTCGCCGTCGGCGGCATCCTGATCCTGTTCACCCTCGCCCTCACCTGGATCGCCGTGATAGCGGGCCTGTCCGCCAAGACCATCGACGGTGCGAGCGCCTTCAGCTACCCGCTGATCTTCCTGCCGTTCATCAGTTCGGCGTTCGTCCCCACCGACTCGATGCCGGCCCCGGTTGCATGGTTCGCCGAGAACCAGCCGGTGACATCCATCGTGAACACTCTCCGCGCGCTGTTCGCGCAGCAACCCGTCGGCAACGACATCTGGATCGCCCTCGCCTGGTGCGCCGGCATCCTCGTGGCCGCCTACGCCGCCGCGACAGCGATCTACCGCAAGAAAATCAGCTAG